The proteins below are encoded in one region of Sphingomonas sp.:
- a CDS encoding YcgN family cysteine cluster protein: MGPVTGGRFWEDVPLEKLDRAQWEALCDGCGKCCVHKLEDEETGELHATNVACRLLDRRMGRCSDYKHRHAYVSECVRLNASNVHGIEWLPSTCAYRLRANGEQLPAWHYLVSGDPEAVHAAGESTRGWTISEDDAGDFEHHLVDREL, from the coding sequence TTGGGTCCGGTGACCGGCGGGCGCTTCTGGGAAGATGTGCCGCTGGAGAAGCTCGACCGCGCGCAATGGGAGGCTTTGTGCGACGGCTGCGGCAAATGCTGTGTCCACAAGCTCGAGGATGAGGAGACCGGCGAGCTGCACGCGACCAACGTCGCCTGCCGCCTGCTCGACCGGCGCATGGGCCGGTGCAGCGATTACAAGCATCGCCATGCCTATGTCTCCGAATGCGTGCGGCTCAACGCCAGCAACGTCCACGGCATCGAGTGGCTGCCGAGCACCTGCGCTTATCGCCTGCGCGCCAATGGCGAGCAACTCCCTGCCTGGCACTATCTGGTCTCGGGCGATCCCGAGGCGGTCCACGCCGCCGGCGAATCGACCCGCGGCTGGACGATCAGCGAGGACGATGCCGGGGATTTCGAGCATCATCTGGTGGATCGCGAATTGTGA
- a CDS encoding SCO family protein: MLALSACGAMPAQEPPLAGARIGGPFQLTDQNGKSVSDRDFAGKWRIVYFGYTFCPDICPTDMLKLGQAMKLLDKSDPALSAKVAPIFISVDPERDTPPVLKQFVDQFHPRFTGLTGSLDAISAVAREYAVAFRKEPAGDSYLIGHTQIAYLMDGEGKPITSLPLEKDAAAIADEVKHWVR; the protein is encoded by the coding sequence TTGCTTGCGCTGTCCGCGTGCGGCGCGATGCCCGCGCAGGAGCCGCCGCTGGCCGGGGCGCGGATCGGCGGGCCGTTCCAGCTGACCGACCAGAACGGCAAGTCCGTCAGCGACAGGGACTTCGCCGGCAAATGGCGGATCGTCTATTTCGGTTACACCTTCTGTCCCGATATCTGCCCGACCGACATGCTCAAGCTCGGCCAGGCGATGAAGCTGCTCGACAAGAGCGATCCGGCGCTGTCGGCCAAGGTCGCGCCGATCTTCATCTCGGTCGATCCCGAACGCGATACGCCGCCGGTGCTCAAGCAGTTCGTCGATCAGTTCCACCCGCGCTTCACCGGGCTGACCGGCAGCCTCGATGCGATCAGCGCCGTGGCCAGGGAATATGCGGTGGCTTTTCGCAAGGAGCCGGCCGGCGACAGCTATCTGATCGGCCATACCCAGATCGCCTATCTGATGGACGGCGAGGGCAAGCCGATCACGTCGTTGCCGCTGGAGAAGGATGCCGCCGCGATTGCGGATGAAGTGAAGCATTGGGTCCGGTGA
- a CDS encoding ankyrin repeat domain-containing protein encodes MGRVFGAAMAASFLVVAVPAAAQQMSDSYDFLDAVRKSEGGKVDGFLRDKTKRLVNSKDRTTGEGALHIAAARSDALYLRVILQDDDANPNLQDKRGNTALIIAAGRGWEQGVEILIRYKANVNLPNLSGETPLIRAVQVHNVEVASALLKAGADPDRTDNISGKSARDYAREGTRWPAMVKLLADAPRAKSGAAAAGPRL; translated from the coding sequence ATGGGTCGCGTGTTTGGCGCCGCAATGGCGGCAAGTTTTCTGGTGGTCGCGGTTCCGGCGGCGGCGCAGCAGATGTCGGACAGCTATGATTTCCTCGATGCCGTTCGCAAGAGCGAGGGCGGCAAGGTCGATGGCTTCCTGCGCGACAAGACCAAGCGGCTGGTCAATTCCAAGGACCGCACCACCGGCGAGGGTGCTCTGCATATCGCCGCGGCGCGGAGCGATGCGCTGTATCTGCGCGTGATCCTTCAGGACGACGACGCCAATCCAAACCTGCAGGACAAGCGCGGCAACACCGCATTGATCATCGCCGCGGGCCGCGGCTGGGAGCAGGGCGTCGAGATCCTGATCCGCTACAAGGCCAATGTGAATCTACCCAATCTCAGCGGCGAAACGCCCCTGATCCGCGCCGTGCAGGTGCATAATGTCGAAGTCGCCTCGGCCTTGCTCAAGGCCGGCGCCGATCCCGACCGGACCGACAATATCTCGGGCAAGTCGGCGCGCGATTATGCCCGCGAAGGCACGCGCTGGCCGGCGATGGTCAAGCTGCTGGCCGATGCGCCCAGGGCGAAAAGCGGGGCCGCCGCCGCCGGTCCGCGCCTCTAG
- a CDS encoding MmcB family DNA repair protein: MTSPAVLTSEAPLVAGDVARGVTRMLLAHDCVAIAEVPLDGGRRADLMAIDARGNIVIVEIKVSRADLLGDCKWNDYLAHCDRFFWAVPEGFDLRLFEQDCLLPARAGIIVADRYDAAVVREAATVPLAASTRKKCTLAFARRAARRVINLLDPEAEQLF, encoded by the coding sequence ATGACCTCCCCGGCTGTTTTGACGTCTGAAGCTCCCTTGGTGGCGGGCGATGTCGCGCGCGGCGTGACGCGGATGCTGCTCGCCCATGATTGCGTGGCGATCGCCGAAGTCCCGCTCGATGGTGGACGCCGTGCCGACCTGATGGCGATCGACGCCCGCGGCAACATTGTCATCGTCGAGATCAAGGTGTCGCGCGCCGATCTGCTCGGCGACTGCAAGTGGAACGATTATCTCGCGCATTGCGATCGGTTCTTCTGGGCGGTGCCCGAGGGGTTCGATCTGCGCCTGTTCGAGCAGGATTGCCTCCTGCCCGCCCGCGCCGGGATCATCGTCGCGGACCGCTATGACGCCGCAGTGGTGCGCGAGGCGGCAACGGTGCCGCTCGCCGCCTCCACGCGCAAGAAATGCACGCTTGCCTTTGCCCGGCGCGCGGCGCGGCGCGTGATCAATTTGCTCGATCCGGAGGCCGAGCAGCTCTTCTAG
- a CDS encoding cell wall hydrolase — MKFLPRAAVIAAVTFCAGAIANAATLDPILLQDVPGQVNNLQDQQSVPAPQATVAAIPHSAEIVQPLPEADEDDDFATLSAAVAAQDAPAEFDSELNCLAIGVYYESKGEPLAGQLAVAEVILNRTTSGRFPRSVCSVIKQRGQFSFVRGGQLPTPPANAQWRKAVAVAQVAQKDLWDSPASNALYFHARYVSPGWKRARVGTIGNHVFYR; from the coding sequence ATGAAGTTTCTGCCACGCGCCGCGGTTATCGCGGCTGTGACTTTTTGCGCTGGCGCAATTGCAAATGCCGCCACGCTCGACCCGATCCTGCTTCAGGATGTGCCGGGTCAGGTAAATAACCTCCAGGACCAACAGTCGGTTCCCGCGCCGCAGGCGACGGTGGCCGCGATTCCGCACTCGGCGGAAATCGTGCAGCCGCTTCCCGAAGCGGATGAAGATGATGATTTCGCGACGCTTTCGGCAGCCGTGGCAGCGCAGGACGCGCCCGCTGAATTCGACAGCGAGCTCAATTGCCTTGCCATTGGCGTCTATTATGAGTCGAAGGGTGAGCCGCTTGCCGGCCAGCTCGCGGTCGCCGAAGTGATTCTCAATCGCACCACTTCGGGCCGTTTCCCGCGCTCGGTCTGCTCGGTGATCAAGCAGCGCGGCCAGTTCTCGTTCGTTCGTGGCGGCCAGTTGCCGACTCCGCCGGCCAACGCCCAGTGGCGCAAGGCCGTGGCGGTGGCACAGGTCGCGCAGAAGGATCTGTGGGATTCGCCGGCATCGAACGCGCTCTATTTCCACGCGCGTTATGTGAGTCCGGGCTGGAAGCGCGCGCGCGTCGGCACAATCGGCAACCACGTCTTCTATCGCTAA
- a CDS encoding DUF1491 family protein, with protein sequence MARLASGVMVSALIRAAEQSGGSAMVLAKGDATAGGILLLTIERGMNPRFFERGLGAGGEPALIASGPAELTDDHDATDYWQRRRSRDSDLWVIELDIPSAERFAAETMGLA encoded by the coding sequence ATGGCGCGGCTTGCCAGCGGCGTCATGGTGAGCGCGTTGATTCGCGCCGCCGAGCAATCGGGCGGATCGGCGATGGTGCTGGCCAAAGGCGACGCCACTGCCGGCGGGATCCTGCTGTTAACCATTGAGCGCGGCATGAATCCGCGATTCTTCGAACGTGGCCTCGGCGCGGGGGGGGAACCGGCGCTGATCGCCTCAGGCCCGGCAGAGCTGACCGACGATCATGACGCAACCGACTATTGGCAGCGGCGCCGATCGCGCGATTCCGATCTATGGGTCATTGAACTGGATATCCCGTCGGCAGAACGGTTCGCCGCTGAAACGATGGGTCTGGCTTGA
- a CDS encoding PaaI family thioesterase — translation MPDPAPTGAQAHFRALESLYAAAPINRLFDSVLEIPEGGVARIRFQVDSRYFHAAGAAHGTAYFKMLDDAAFYAANSLVTDRFLLTTAFNLLFTKPLIEGPVVAEGRWVSGQRRVFVAEARLIDASGEEAARGTGTFMRSRIALAGLPGYRPG, via the coding sequence CTGCCTGATCCCGCTCCGACCGGCGCGCAGGCGCATTTTCGCGCGCTCGAATCGCTCTATGCGGCCGCGCCGATCAATCGCCTGTTCGATTCGGTGCTCGAAATCCCCGAAGGTGGCGTCGCGCGTATCCGCTTCCAGGTGGATAGCCGCTATTTCCATGCGGCGGGAGCGGCGCATGGCACCGCCTATTTCAAGATGCTCGACGATGCGGCCTTTTACGCCGCGAACAGCCTGGTCACCGACCGCTTCCTGCTGACCACCGCGTTCAATCTGCTCTTTACCAAGCCTCTTATTGAGGGGCCGGTTGTGGCCGAGGGTCGCTGGGTCAGCGGTCAGCGCCGCGTTTTTGTTGCAGAAGCGAGGCTGATCGACGCGTCGGGCGAGGAAGCGGCGCGCGGAACGGGCACGTTCATGCGCAGCCGGATCGCGCTGGCCGGCCTTCCCGGTTACCGGCCGGGCTGA
- a CDS encoding PTS sugar transporter subunit IIA has protein sequence MIELSDLLVPEAVAAGMGAATKKALFQQLGAAAARAHGLDAAEVSARLAEREKLGSTGFGGGIAIPHGKLDGLKRVCGLFARLPKPVDFAAVDDMPVDLVFMLLSPTDAGAEHLKALACVSRRLRDRAFAAKLRGAGSIDALYALLTGVEARDAA, from the coding sequence ATGATTGAACTTAGCGATCTGCTCGTGCCGGAGGCGGTGGCCGCCGGCATGGGCGCCGCCACGAAAAAGGCGCTGTTCCAGCAATTGGGCGCGGCAGCGGCGCGTGCCCACGGTCTCGACGCCGCCGAGGTCAGCGCACGGCTGGCCGAGCGCGAGAAGCTGGGCTCGACCGGGTTTGGCGGCGGTATCGCCATTCCGCACGGCAAGCTCGACGGGCTGAAGCGCGTCTGTGGGCTTTTCGCGCGGCTGCCCAAACCGGTCGATTTCGCCGCAGTCGACGATATGCCGGTGGATCTGGTGTTCATGCTGCTTTCGCCAACAGATGCCGGAGCCGAGCATCTGAAGGCGTTGGCGTGCGTATCACGGCGGCTGCGCGACCGCGCCTTTGCCGCCAAGCTGCGCGGTGCGGGCTCGATCGACGCGCTCTATGCGCTGCTCACCGGCGTAGAGGCGCGCGACGCTGCCTGA
- the raiA gene encoding ribosome-associated translation inhibitor RaiA, whose product MDIRVSGHQVETGGALQTQVTDRLQAIADKYFSRAISAHATFGKGPHDHGFTSDIVMHVMQGLVLKASNTGQKAEGAFDGAADRIDKQLRRYTRRLKDRQAGAVAAFAETGAYDNAGYTLFREEAEAEEVSEAPLIIAETRVDVPEASVSDAVMMLDLRNTNALLFKNTGTGAHNMVYRRGDGTIGWVEPNRAS is encoded by the coding sequence ATGGATATCCGGGTTTCTGGTCACCAGGTCGAAACGGGCGGCGCATTGCAGACGCAGGTCACTGATCGGCTGCAGGCTATCGCCGATAAATATTTCTCGCGCGCGATCTCGGCGCACGCGACCTTCGGCAAGGGGCCGCACGATCACGGCTTCACCAGCGATATCGTGATGCATGTGATGCAGGGGCTGGTGCTCAAGGCTTCGAACACCGGCCAGAAGGCCGAGGGCGCGTTCGATGGCGCGGCCGACCGGATCGACAAGCAGCTGCGCCGCTACACGCGCCGCCTCAAGGATCGCCAGGCCGGCGCGGTCGCCGCGTTTGCCGAAACCGGCGCCTATGACAATGCGGGCTACACGCTGTTCCGCGAAGAAGCGGAGGCTGAGGAGGTTTCGGAAGCGCCGCTGATCATCGCCGAAACGCGCGTCGATGTGCCGGAGGCGTCGGTGTCGGACGCGGTGATGATGCTCGATCTGCGCAACACCAATGCGTTGCTGTTCAAGAACACCGGAACCGGCGCGCACAATATGGTTTATCGCCGCGGCGATGGCACGATCGGCTGGGTCGAGCCCAATCGCGCGTCCTGA
- the dnaQ gene encoding DNA polymerase III subunit epsilon, whose amino-acid sequence MREIVFDTETTGLSFSGGDRLVEIGCVELHNRVMTGRTFHAYVNPGRPMPIEAFNVHGLSDRFLSDKPGFHEVVEELLEFIGDSPMVAHNAGFDFGFLNGELGQCGRPHVSLERMVDTLGIARVKHPGAKHTLDALCSRYGIDLSQRALHGALLDAQLLAQVYVELTGGRQITLGLAVDAPVMRETPAEASTRVHVRPARLFAASDAELARHAAFLSGMEEPLWGNAASG is encoded by the coding sequence ATGCGTGAAATCGTGTTCGACACTGAAACCACCGGGCTCAGCTTCTCGGGGGGCGACCGGCTGGTCGAGATAGGCTGTGTCGAACTCCACAACCGGGTGATGACCGGGCGAACTTTCCACGCTTATGTGAATCCCGGCCGGCCGATGCCGATCGAGGCGTTCAACGTCCACGGCCTGTCGGACCGCTTCCTGTCCGACAAACCGGGCTTCCATGAAGTGGTCGAGGAACTGCTCGAGTTCATCGGCGACAGCCCGATGGTCGCCCACAATGCCGGGTTCGACTTTGGTTTCCTCAATGGTGAGCTCGGCCAATGCGGGCGTCCGCACGTCTCGCTCGAGCGGATGGTCGATACGCTCGGCATCGCGCGGGTCAAGCATCCGGGGGCCAAGCACACGCTCGATGCGCTCTGCTCCCGTTATGGGATCGATCTCAGCCAGCGCGCGCTGCACGGCGCCCTGCTCGATGCGCAGTTGCTGGCGCAGGTTTATGTCGAGCTGACGGGCGGGCGGCAGATCACTTTGGGCCTCGCGGTCGATGCGCCGGTGATGCGCGAGACGCCTGCCGAAGCATCGACTCGGGTGCATGTGCGCCCGGCCCGCCTTTTTGCTGCATCGGACGCGGAACTTGCGCGCCACGCAGCCTTTCTCTCTGGGATGGAGGAGCCGCTCTGGGGCAATGCCGCGTCCGGTTGA
- the coaE gene encoding dephospho-CoA kinase (Dephospho-CoA kinase (CoaE) performs the final step in coenzyme A biosynthesis.) — protein MIVLGLTGSIGMGKSTVATMFAEAGVPVFDADAEVHRLQGPDEALVARIEAEFPGTTGPEGVNRVALGERVIGKPEAFRRLEMIVHPAVAGSRAAFLAANKGAPLVVLDIPLLFEAGGWEEVDKIAVVSAPAEIQRARVLSRPGMTATRFEAILARQLPDAEKRVRADFVIETGFALDETRAQVAHVIACLAEPRGG, from the coding sequence ATGATTGTGCTCGGCCTCACCGGATCGATCGGCATGGGCAAATCGACGGTGGCGACAATGTTCGCTGAGGCCGGCGTGCCGGTGTTCGATGCCGATGCCGAGGTGCACCGGTTGCAGGGCCCTGATGAAGCACTGGTCGCGCGCATCGAGGCGGAGTTTCCCGGCACCACTGGACCGGAAGGCGTCAATCGCGTGGCGCTTGGCGAGCGGGTGATCGGCAAACCCGAGGCGTTCCGGCGACTCGAGATGATCGTCCACCCCGCCGTCGCCGGGTCGCGGGCGGCGTTTCTGGCCGCCAACAAAGGCGCGCCCTTGGTGGTACTCGACATTCCCCTGCTTTTCGAAGCCGGTGGCTGGGAAGAGGTCGACAAGATCGCCGTGGTTTCGGCGCCCGCGGAAATCCAGCGGGCCCGTGTCCTCTCCCGCCCTGGCATGACCGCGACGCGCTTCGAAGCGATTCTCGCAAGGCAATTGCCCGACGCCGAGAAACGCGTGCGCGCCGATTTCGTCATAGAGACCGGGTTCGCTTTGGACGAGACGCGCGCGCAGGTTGCGCACGTCATCGCTTGCCTCGCGGAGCCGCGAGGAGGATAA
- the aroE gene encoding shikimate dehydrogenase: MIYAEVIGDPISHSKSPAIHGFWLKALGIEAEYRATHVTPDALAAYFASRRADPDWRGCNITIPHKQAALDLVEDRGGVRESIGAINTVVRDGDALIGTNTDAGGFYAPIAGLELEDKHAVVIGAGGAARAILFALSKLGVARVTVMNRNVLKAAALLSSFGLKGDAVPLGSPLPAAGLVVNASALGMAGQPPLEIDLSPLPEEAVVYDIVYAPLETDLLAQARDRELDTVDGLDMLIGQAALAFELFFGAEPPRDRDEELRAILTA, translated from the coding sequence ATGATCTATGCCGAAGTGATCGGCGATCCGATCAGCCATTCGAAATCACCGGCGATCCACGGCTTCTGGCTGAAAGCGTTGGGCATCGAGGCTGAATACCGCGCCACGCATGTGACGCCAGATGCGCTCGCCGCCTATTTCGCGTCGCGGCGGGCCGATCCGGACTGGCGGGGGTGCAACATCACCATCCCGCACAAGCAGGCGGCGCTCGATCTGGTCGAGGATCGCGGCGGGGTGCGCGAGTCGATCGGCGCCATCAACACCGTGGTGCGCGATGGCGATGCCCTGATCGGAACCAACACCGATGCCGGCGGCTTTTATGCGCCGATCGCCGGGCTTGAGCTCGAGGACAAGCATGCGGTGGTGATCGGCGCCGGTGGCGCGGCGCGGGCGATCCTGTTCGCTTTGTCCAAGCTGGGCGTGGCGCGGGTCACGGTGATGAACCGTAATGTCCTCAAGGCGGCGGCGCTGCTGTCGAGCTTCGGGCTTAAGGGCGATGCGGTGCCGCTCGGTTCGCCGCTGCCGGCGGCCGGGCTGGTGGTCAATGCCAGTGCCCTGGGCATGGCCGGTCAGCCGCCGCTCGAGATCGACCTGTCGCCGCTGCCCGAGGAAGCGGTGGTATATGACATCGTCTACGCCCCGCTCGAGACCGACCTGCTCGCCCAGGCGCGCGATCGTGAGCTCGATACCGTCGATGGCCTCGACATGCTGATCGGCCAGGCGGCATTGGCGTTCGAATTGTTCTTCGGCGCGGAACCGCCGCGCGACCGCGACGAGGAATTGCGGGCGATCCTTACCGCATGA
- a CDS encoding nucleoside triphosphate pyrophosphatase, producing MKLILASQSASRRAMLDAAGVPYEAMAAQVDEASAKGSLLAGGTSPRDLADALAELKALKVSRMAPGALVLGSDSLVALADGSLLDKPESRNQAAEHLRRMSGATHELFSAAVIAESGQPVWRFVDRAKLHVRTLSEDFIHSYLDREWPAISGCVGCFRIEGPGVQLFSKVDGSHFTILGMPLLPVLDYCRTRGILPS from the coding sequence ATGAAGCTGATCCTCGCCTCGCAAAGCGCTTCGCGGCGGGCGATGCTCGATGCTGCCGGTGTGCCCTATGAGGCGATGGCGGCGCAGGTCGATGAAGCGTCGGCGAAGGGGTCGCTGCTGGCGGGTGGTACCAGCCCACGCGACCTTGCCGATGCGCTGGCCGAATTGAAGGCATTGAAGGTCTCGCGGATGGCGCCGGGTGCGCTGGTGTTGGGCAGCGACTCGCTGGTCGCGCTCGCCGATGGCAGCCTGCTTGACAAGCCCGAGAGCCGCAACCAAGCCGCCGAGCATCTCCGGCGTATGTCGGGGGCGACGCATGAGCTCTTCAGCGCCGCGGTGATCGCTGAAAGCGGCCAGCCGGTGTGGCGCTTCGTCGATCGCGCCAAGCTGCATGTCCGGACGCTGAGCGAGGATTTCATCCACTCCTATCTCGACCGGGAGTGGCCGGCGATCAGTGGTTGCGTCGGCTGCTTCCGGATCGAGGGGCCGGGTGTCCAGCTGTTCAGCAAGGTCGATGGCAGCCACTTCACCATTCTCGGCATGCCGCTGCTGCCGGTGCTCGACTATTGCCGGACGCGAGGGATTCTGCCGTCATGA
- a CDS encoding pyruvate, water dikinase regulatory protein has translation MKLHLHLLSDSTGETLENIAKAALAQFDDVEPQRHFWPMVRSEAHLERILAEIAQNPGLVIFTLVNSETRRTLESRCRAMGLPAIAPLDPVNHALSNLLGQEAKARPGRQHTLDAAYFARVDAIQFTIAHDDGIGWENWEEADVVLAGVSRSSKTPTSIYLANRGFKTANIPIVVESPPPEKLYNLKHPLVVGLTTSADRLVAIRRNRLLAINQTTETSYVDQDSVQREIAFARRMFADNGWPVIDVTRRSIEETAAAIIQLCNERALRSGE, from the coding sequence ATGAAGCTGCACCTCCATCTTCTCTCCGATTCGACCGGCGAGACGCTGGAGAATATCGCCAAGGCGGCGCTCGCCCAGTTCGACGATGTCGAGCCGCAGCGCCATTTCTGGCCGATGGTACGCAGCGAAGCGCATCTCGAGCGGATCCTCGCCGAGATCGCGCAGAATCCCGGGCTGGTGATCTTCACTCTGGTCAATAGCGAGACGCGACGAACGCTGGAGAGCCGCTGCCGGGCGATGGGACTGCCGGCGATCGCGCCGCTCGATCCGGTCAACCATGCGCTGTCGAACCTGCTCGGACAGGAAGCCAAGGCGCGGCCGGGGCGGCAGCACACGCTCGACGCGGCCTATTTCGCCCGAGTCGATGCGATCCAGTTCACCATCGCCCATGACGACGGCATCGGCTGGGAGAATTGGGAAGAAGCCGATGTCGTGCTGGCGGGCGTATCGCGGTCGTCGAAAACGCCGACCTCGATCTATCTCGCCAATCGTGGCTTCAAGACCGCCAATATACCGATCGTCGTCGAATCGCCGCCGCCGGAAAAACTCTACAACCTCAAGCACCCGCTGGTAGTTGGGTTGACGACCAGCGCCGACCGGCTGGTCGCGATCCGGCGCAATCGTCTGCTGGCGATCAACCAGACCACCGAGACCAGCTATGTAGATCAGGATTCGGTGCAGCGCGAAATCGCTTTCGCACGGCGGATGTTCGCCGATAATGGCTGGCCGGTGATCGACGTGACGCGGCGATCGATCGAGGAAACCGCAGCGGCGATCATCCAGCTCTGCAACGAGCGCGCGCTCAGGAGCGGCGAATGA
- the hemE gene encoding uroporphyrinogen decarboxylase, translating into MLATLQGLRQEIPPVWLMRQAGRYLPEYRALRAEKGGFLALVNDSEAAAEITLQPIRRFGMDGAILFSDILMVPLALGQDLWFETGEGPRLAPKLVARDVLDGLAANMGALDPVYETVRRVKAALDPAVTFLGFAGSPWTVATYMIAGQGSREQAEARRLAYNDPQLMQALVDRITDCTIIYLQRQIDAGVEAVQLFDSWAGSLSPTQFEQWVIAPNAKIAAAFKGKVPVIGFPKGAGGKLAAYARETGVDAIGLDETVDPVWADAELPTGLPVQGNLDPLALIAGGAILDKAVDHIRGAFAERPHVFNLGHGIQQDTPIDRVEHLLKRIRG; encoded by the coding sequence TTGCTCGCGACGCTTCAGGGCCTTCGACAGGAGATTCCGCCGGTCTGGCTGATGCGTCAGGCCGGGCGTTATCTGCCCGAATATCGTGCGCTCCGGGCCGAGAAGGGCGGATTCCTCGCTCTGGTCAACGATAGCGAGGCCGCCGCCGAGATCACTCTCCAGCCGATCCGCCGCTTCGGCATGGACGGCGCGATCCTGTTTTCCGATATCCTGATGGTACCCTTGGCGCTGGGGCAGGATCTCTGGTTCGAAACCGGCGAAGGCCCGCGTCTCGCGCCCAAACTGGTCGCGCGCGATGTTCTCGATGGCCTGGCCGCGAACATGGGCGCGCTCGATCCGGTTTACGAAACCGTGCGGCGGGTAAAGGCCGCGCTCGATCCCGCCGTCACCTTTCTGGGCTTTGCCGGGAGCCCATGGACGGTTGCCACCTATATGATCGCGGGGCAGGGTAGCCGCGAGCAGGCCGAAGCGCGGCGGCTGGCCTATAACGACCCCCAACTGATGCAGGCGCTGGTCGATCGGATCACTGATTGCACGATCATCTATCTGCAGAGGCAGATCGATGCCGGGGTCGAGGCGGTCCAGTTGTTCGACAGCTGGGCGGGCAGCCTGAGCCCAACGCAATTCGAGCAATGGGTGATCGCGCCCAACGCGAAGATCGCTGCAGCGTTCAAGGGCAAAGTGCCGGTGATCGGTTTTCCCAAGGGCGCGGGCGGCAAGCTCGCCGCCTATGCCCGCGAAACCGGCGTGGATGCGATCGGGCTGGACGAAACCGTCGATCCCGTCTGGGCCGATGCCGAATTGCCAACGGGCCTGCCGGTGCAGGGCAATCTCGACCCGCTGGCGCTGATCGCCGGCGGCGCGATCCTCGACAAGGCGGTCGACCACATCCGTGGCGCCTTTGCGGAGCGCCCGCACGTCTTCAATCTCGGCCACGGCATCCAGCAGGATACGCCGATCGACCGTGTCGAGCATCTCCTCAAGCGGATTCGCGGGTGA
- a CDS encoding CopD family protein, with translation MTGFLGGAYLWVKAAHIIFVIFWMAGLFLLPRYLVHHQEALGSPQAAEWTRREELLRRMILTPSIVIVWLLGLALAADLGLFDGGAGLGWLHAKLLVVCALSGYHGWAVGYSKKLAVGQGGIASRRLRMLGEVPALAVIAIVILAVVKPF, from the coding sequence ATGACGGGCTTCCTCGGCGGCGCCTATCTGTGGGTCAAGGCCGCACATATTATCTTCGTGATCTTCTGGATGGCCGGCCTGTTCCTGTTGCCGCGCTATCTGGTCCATCATCAGGAGGCGCTGGGAAGCCCGCAGGCGGCCGAATGGACGCGTCGTGAGGAATTGCTCCGCCGGATGATCCTCACCCCTTCCATCGTCATCGTATGGCTATTGGGGCTGGCCCTCGCGGCGGACCTTGGCCTGTTCGATGGCGGCGCGGGGCTCGGCTGGCTCCACGCAAAGCTGCTGGTCGTCTGCGCGCTCTCCGGCTATCATGGTTGGGCGGTCGGCTATTCGAAGAAGCTGGCGGTGGGGCAGGGCGGCATTGCGTCGCGCCGCTTGCGGATGCTTGGCGAGGTTCCGGCGCTGGCAGTGATCGCAATCGTGATACTGGCGGTCGTAAAGCCGTTCTGA